A window from Plectropomus leopardus isolate mb chromosome 3, YSFRI_Pleo_2.0, whole genome shotgun sequence encodes these proteins:
- the LOC121941088 gene encoding growth arrest and DNA damage-inducible protein GADD45 beta-like encodes MTLEEVVGSNSTEKKMETVSQALEELLVAAQEQDCLTVGVYESAKLMNVDPDSVVLCVLATDEEDEDDIALQIHFTLLQAFCCDNDINILRVSGMRRLAQLLEEDNEDSNGNEPRDLHCILVTNPPVQPLQSSALQSISSFCEESRCRNQWVPCLQMQDR; translated from the exons ATGACTCTGGAAGAGGTCGTCGGCTCCAACAGCACCGAAAAAAA gatgGAGACGGTGAGTCAGGCactggaggagctgctggtcgCGGCTCAGGAGCAGGACTGTCTCACTGTGGGAGTCTACGAGTCCGCCAAGCTCATGAATGT ggaCCCTGACAGCGTGGTCCTGTGCGTCCTCGCCACcgatgaggaggatgaggacGACATCGCGCTGCAGATCCACTTCACGCTGCTGCAGGCTTTCTGCTGCGACAACGACATCAACATCCTGCGCGTGTCCGGGATGCGGCGGCTCGctcagctgctggaggaggacaACGAGGACAGCAACGGCAACGAACCCCGGGACCTGCACTGCATCCTTGTCACC aaccCGCCGGTGCAGCCGCTGCAGTCCTCGGCCCTGCAGAGCATCAGCAGCTTCTGCGAGGAGAGCCGCTGCAGGAACCAGTGGGTCCCCTGCCTGCAGATGCAGGACCGCTGA